A section of the Roseivirga sp. BDSF3-8 genome encodes:
- a CDS encoding pinensin family lanthipeptide has translation MKKLKIENLKLKSFVTDMPGKVSVRARGGALRANSDIRNCSALDACETALQCG, from the coding sequence ATGAAAAAGTTAAAGATCGAAAACCTGAAACTCAAAAGCTTTGTAACCGACATGCCCGGAAAGGTAAGCGTCCGGGCGCGTGGAGGAGCCTTACGGGCCAACTCTGATATACGCAATTGCTCCGCACTTGATGCGTGTGAGACAGCCCTGCAATGCGGCTGA
- a CDS encoding deoxyribodipyrimidine photo-lyase: MSDKSLNVFWFRRDLRLQDNAGLYYALQENKPVLPVFIFDKHILDELEDEDDARVTFLHDRLTEMHDKLKEKGGGLRVYYGKPAEVWKELTQTYDVAAVYTNRDYEPYAKERDGAVQKLLADKGIEFNTFKDQVIFEKEEVLTGNNEPYKVFTPYMRTWMKKLEQTEVEPFPSALRYKNWYGPVEESIPTLEELGFTRSSMDIPPADADEGIIKTYDKTRDYPGNKDSTSRLGIHLRHGTIGIRTLVKKALELNDTYLNELIWREFYQMILYNFPEVTDNAFKAKYDRIEWRNNEEEFEKWREGKTGYPLVDAGMRQLAETGYMHNRVRMVTASFLTKHLLIDWRWGEAWFARKLLDFELASNNGGWQWAAGSGVDAQPYFRIFNPTSQLDKFDKDRRYVRRYVPEYGTDDYPDPIVDHKAARERCIEVYSRAVKD; the protein is encoded by the coding sequence ATGTCAGATAAATCTCTTAATGTATTTTGGTTTCGCCGGGACCTGAGGCTACAGGATAATGCCGGTCTTTACTATGCGCTACAGGAAAATAAGCCGGTATTGCCGGTATTTATTTTTGATAAGCACATACTGGATGAGCTGGAGGATGAGGATGATGCACGGGTTACTTTCCTGCATGACAGGCTCACCGAAATGCACGATAAGCTGAAAGAAAAAGGGGGTGGCCTGCGGGTGTATTATGGCAAACCGGCAGAGGTATGGAAGGAGCTTACGCAGACTTATGATGTGGCGGCAGTGTACACGAACAGGGATTATGAGCCCTATGCCAAAGAGAGGGATGGTGCGGTACAAAAGCTACTGGCGGACAAGGGCATTGAGTTCAATACATTCAAGGACCAGGTGATATTTGAGAAGGAGGAGGTTTTAACGGGCAATAATGAGCCTTATAAGGTCTTTACTCCCTATATGCGTACCTGGATGAAGAAGCTGGAGCAAACGGAGGTGGAGCCTTTTCCATCTGCTCTTCGCTATAAAAACTGGTATGGGCCTGTGGAGGAAAGTATCCCTACGCTTGAGGAACTAGGCTTTACGCGCTCATCAATGGACATTCCTCCGGCTGATGCGGATGAAGGTATCATAAAAACGTATGATAAAACCCGCGATTACCCGGGTAACAAGGACAGTACGAGCCGCCTGGGAATCCATCTGCGGCATGGGACAATAGGTATCCGGACACTGGTGAAAAAGGCACTGGAGCTTAATGACACGTACCTGAATGAGCTGATCTGGCGGGAGTTTTACCAGATGATCCTGTATAACTTTCCAGAAGTGACGGACAATGCCTTCAAGGCTAAATATGACCGGATAGAGTGGCGGAATAATGAGGAGGAGTTTGAGAAATGGCGGGAAGGTAAAACGGGCTATCCGCTGGTGGATGCGGGCATGCGGCAACTGGCAGAAACGGGCTACATGCATAACCGGGTGCGTATGGTTACGGCAAGCTTTCTGACCAAGCACCTGTTGATAGACTGGCGCTGGGGGGAGGCCTGGTTTGCGCGTAAATTGCTGGATTTCGAACTGGCCTCTAATAACGGGGGCTGGCAATGGGCAGCAGGCTCGGGGGTAGACGCACAGCCTTACTTCCGGATATTTAACCCTACCTCTCAACTGGATAAATTTGATAAAGACCGCAGGTATGTGCGCCGCTATGTACCGGAATACGGCACGGATGACTACCCGGACCCGATAGTGGACCATAAGGCTGCACGCGAGCGGTGCATAGAAGTGTATAGCCGGGCAGTGAAGGATTGA
- a CDS encoding DUF2279 domain-containing protein has protein sequence MASALPSRSQPVAETDTLRRGSEAMLLAAGVGYTATMGYLSASWYDGETTSFHFFNDNPQWKQMDKAGHFYAGYVFSHGLYQIWPSRAGDKTALYASLTGFLILVPIEVLDGFSPDYGASVGDLLADAGGALFFYGQQRGWGEQRMVPKFSFTRSGLAPLRPGVLGEGPGEEWLKDYNGQTYWVSFDIAKLAGDSGWPGWLTVDAGYGAGGMVYARDRENRAAGYESYRQYYLSPGINFRYWKGDSKVLNTLLYLADLIKIPAPALELNSVEGAKFHFLFF, from the coding sequence TTGGCCTCTGCCCTACCCTCCCGGTCGCAGCCGGTGGCTGAGACGGATACCCTACGCCGTGGAAGCGAAGCAATGCTGCTGGCTGCGGGAGTGGGGTACACAGCGACAATGGGCTACCTGTCTGCCTCATGGTATGATGGGGAAACGACTTCTTTTCATTTCTTCAATGATAATCCGCAGTGGAAGCAGATGGATAAGGCGGGGCATTTTTATGCGGGCTACGTCTTTTCTCATGGCTTATACCAGATATGGCCTTCGCGTGCCGGTGACAAAACGGCCCTGTACGCCAGCCTTACGGGCTTTCTGATACTGGTACCCATAGAGGTGCTGGATGGCTTTTCGCCGGACTATGGGGCTTCAGTTGGGGATCTGCTGGCGGACGCAGGGGGGGCGCTATTCTTTTACGGACAGCAAAGGGGCTGGGGGGAGCAGCGGATGGTGCCGAAGTTTAGTTTTACCCGCAGCGGGCTGGCCCCGCTACGGCCGGGGGTGCTGGGTGAGGGCCCTGGGGAGGAATGGCTGAAGGACTATAACGGGCAGACGTACTGGGTTTCGTTTGACATAGCGAAGCTGGCAGGGGACAGTGGCTGGCCGGGCTGGCTTACGGTGGATGCTGGCTATGGTGCGGGGGGCATGGTGTATGCAAGGGATAGGGAAAACAGGGCGGCTGGCTATGAAAGCTACCGGCAATATTATTTGTCACCCGGCATTAATTTCCGCTACTGGAAGGGGGATAGTAAGGTGCTTAACACGTTACTATACCTGGCAGACCTGATCAAAATACCGGCTCCTGCGCTGGAGCTTAACAGTGTGGAAGGGGCTAAATTTCATTTTCTGTTCTTTTGA
- a CDS encoding DUF2027 domain-containing protein codes for MNIGDRVRMMKGSEEGIVVRFLPNALVEVEIEDGFQIPVLKRELVVISSQEDEYFGSIKPKKEPETAKAAPKVRAESGLYLAFPEVNDKVVAAYLINNTDYDIAISLSEEKDGNISGLRCAILSGRGQLKFSEYELSRFDKWPIFLIQAIFHQTGNFTPKDPMFKRVRFKANTFFKSKRPSPVIEKEAYLIQLDAEIKPVDAGKLKDSLFTGSSSEPARSEPLRVPEKVDLHIEALTNDKDNMSNRQMLELQLSTFEDMLDKAIVAGKDEITFIHGLGNGTLKNAIQKKLSTLKNIKYFEDTMKDKFGYGATRVQIK; via the coding sequence ATGAATATCGGAGATCGCGTAAGAATGATGAAAGGCAGCGAGGAGGGCATAGTAGTGCGCTTTCTGCCTAATGCACTGGTAGAAGTAGAGATCGAGGACGGCTTTCAGATTCCTGTGCTTAAGAGGGAGCTGGTGGTGATCTCTTCACAGGAGGATGAGTACTTTGGGTCGATAAAGCCTAAAAAAGAACCGGAAACGGCTAAAGCTGCACCGAAGGTTCGTGCGGAGAGCGGGCTATACCTTGCTTTTCCGGAGGTGAATGATAAGGTGGTAGCGGCTTACCTGATCAATAACACGGATTACGACATCGCGATTAGTCTGTCGGAAGAAAAAGACGGAAACATCAGCGGCCTGCGTTGTGCGATACTGTCGGGCAGGGGCCAGCTTAAGTTTTCGGAGTACGAGCTTTCGCGCTTCGATAAGTGGCCTATTTTTCTCATACAGGCCATATTTCACCAGACAGGAAACTTTACGCCGAAGGACCCGATGTTCAAGCGCGTCCGCTTTAAGGCAAATACGTTCTTCAAAAGTAAGCGGCCGTCACCGGTGATTGAAAAGGAGGCTTACCTGATCCAACTGGATGCGGAGATAAAGCCGGTGGACGCAGGCAAGCTGAAAGACAGCCTGTTTACAGGCAGCTCCTCAGAGCCTGCCCGTTCTGAACCGCTGCGGGTACCGGAAAAGGTGGACCTGCATATAGAGGCTCTTACGAATGACAAGGACAATATGAGCAACCGCCAGATGCTTGAACTGCAGTTGAGCACCTTTGAGGATATGCTGGACAAGGCTATCGTGGCGGGTAAGGACGAAATTACCTTTATACACGGCCTGGGCAACGGCACTCTCAAAAACGCCATCCAGAAGAAGCTTTCCACGCTGAAAAACATCAAGTATTTCGAAGACACCATGAAAGACAAGTTCGGGTATGGTGCCACGCGTGTACAGATAAAATAA